From the genome of Bordetella sp. H567, one region includes:
- a CDS encoding peroxiredoxin, producing MTIKVGDRVPDATLTEFIETETQGCALGPNNFQVADLVKGKKIVVFAVPGAFTPTCSNKHLPGFVQNADAFKGKGVDEIWCVSVNDAFVMGAWGRDQKSGGKVRMLADGSATWTKALGLELDLNARGMGVRSQRYAMVLDDGVVKALNIEAPGKFEVSDAATMLAQC from the coding sequence ATGACCATCAAAGTCGGCGACCGGGTACCGGACGCCACCCTGACCGAATTCATCGAAACCGAGACCCAAGGCTGCGCGCTGGGCCCCAACAATTTCCAGGTCGCCGACCTGGTGAAGGGCAAGAAGATCGTGGTGTTCGCCGTGCCGGGCGCTTTCACGCCGACCTGCTCGAACAAGCACCTGCCGGGTTTCGTCCAGAACGCCGATGCCTTCAAGGGCAAGGGCGTGGACGAGATCTGGTGCGTGTCCGTCAACGACGCCTTCGTGATGGGCGCCTGGGGCCGCGATCAGAAATCCGGCGGCAAGGTGCGGATGCTGGCCGACGGCTCGGCAACCTGGACCAAGGCCCTGGGCCTGGAGCTGGACCTGAACGCCCGTGGCATGGGCGTGCGCTCGCAGCGCTACGCCATGGTGCTGGACGACGGCGTGGTCAAGGCGCTCAATATCGAAGCCCCCGGCAAATTCGAGGTCAGCGACGCGGCCACGATGCTGGCGCAATGCTGA
- a CDS encoding MFS transporter: MFATISSFSSLYAAALLMLCGTGLFNTFMGLRLTAQSVSPFWVGTLIAGYYLGLVCGARLGHRLLIRVGHIRAFVACAAIAAVMVLAQASIEVLPLWLVFRLIAGIAMVTQFMVLESWLNEQTENRLRGRVFSVYMLMSGLGTVLGQLSLTLFPTLDLRPLTLVAVFQILCLVPIALTARSHPATPVPAPLDLKFFAARVPLSLTVLFVAGLLSGGFYGLAPVYAARHGFSTAQVAVYVAATVTAGLLSQFPMGWVSDRVNRAGLIRFNATLLTVLPALMWGWLSLPFPLMLVLSCMFGVLQFTLYPLGAAFANDHVEPERRVGLSAILLMAYGIGACVGPLIAGGLMSVAGPNMYYVFISGCALALVLTVRPIRVTHEHQVDAAPMHFQAMPDALQSSPAAAATLDPRVDPDVDQELVMVEPQADVVAPPRAAVAEADDALAKEAAAEDETRV, translated from the coding sequence ATGTTCGCCACGATTTCCTCTTTTTCCTCCCTGTACGCGGCAGCGCTGCTGATGCTGTGCGGCACGGGGCTGTTCAATACCTTCATGGGGCTGCGGCTGACCGCGCAGTCCGTCAGCCCCTTCTGGGTGGGCACCCTGATCGCCGGCTACTATCTGGGGCTGGTGTGCGGCGCGCGCCTGGGCCACCGGCTGCTTATCCGGGTCGGGCATATCCGCGCCTTCGTGGCGTGCGCGGCGATCGCCGCCGTCATGGTGCTGGCGCAGGCTTCCATCGAAGTGCTGCCGCTGTGGCTGGTGTTTCGCCTGATCGCCGGCATCGCCATGGTGACCCAGTTCATGGTCCTGGAAAGCTGGCTGAACGAGCAGACGGAAAACCGCCTGCGCGGTCGGGTGTTTTCCGTCTACATGCTGATGTCCGGGCTGGGCACGGTGCTGGGCCAATTGTCGCTTACGCTGTTTCCCACGCTGGACCTGCGGCCCCTGACGCTGGTCGCGGTGTTCCAGATCCTGTGCCTGGTCCCCATCGCGCTGACCGCGCGGTCGCATCCGGCCACGCCGGTGCCCGCGCCGCTGGACCTGAAGTTTTTCGCCGCGCGGGTGCCGCTGTCGCTGACGGTGTTGTTCGTGGCCGGCCTGCTGTCCGGCGGCTTCTACGGCCTGGCGCCGGTGTATGCGGCGCGGCATGGGTTTTCCACCGCGCAGGTCGCGGTGTACGTCGCGGCCACGGTGACCGCCGGGCTGCTGTCGCAGTTTCCCATGGGCTGGGTGTCCGACCGTGTCAACCGCGCGGGCTTGATACGCTTCAACGCGACACTGCTGACGGTGCTGCCCGCCTTGATGTGGGGATGGCTGTCCCTGCCGTTTCCGCTGATGCTGGTGTTGTCCTGCATGTTCGGGGTGCTGCAGTTCACGCTGTACCCGCTGGGCGCGGCGTTCGCCAACGACCATGTCGAGCCGGAGCGGCGCGTGGGGCTCAGTGCCATTCTGCTGATGGCCTATGGCATCGGGGCCTGCGTCGGGCCCTTGATCGCGGGCGGCTTGATGTCGGTGGCCGGGCCGAATATGTACTACGTGTTCATCTCGGGCTGCGCCTTGGCCCTGGTGCTGACGGTGCGGCCGATCCGGGTCACCCACGAACATCAGGTGGACGCGGCGCCCATGCATTTCCAGGCCATGCCCGACGCGCTGCAAAGTTCGCCGGCAGCGGCGGCCACCCTCGATCCGCGCGTGGATCCGGACGTCGACCAGGAATTGGTCATGGTGGAGCCCCAGGCCGACGTCGTCGCGCCGCCCCGTGCCGCGGTGGCGGAGGCGGACGATGCGCTGGCCAAGGAAGCGGCGGCGGAGGACGAGACGCGCGTGTAG
- a CDS encoding DUF4148 domain-containing protein codes for MKAKTIVSALILSFAAIGAAQAANSEPDNVPFQGVYGQAANSVSRAQVVAELQQARVAGLKGNSELNNAPFTAQADSSVTRAQVVADIDRGNTTTSIAFGDLDNQPFQGA; via the coding sequence ATGAAAGCCAAGACCATCGTTTCCGCCCTGATTCTTTCCTTCGCCGCCATCGGCGCCGCGCAAGCCGCCAACAGCGAACCGGACAACGTGCCGTTCCAGGGCGTGTACGGCCAAGCCGCAAATAGCGTGAGCCGCGCGCAAGTCGTCGCGGAACTGCAGCAAGCGCGCGTCGCGGGCCTGAAGGGCAACAGCGAATTGAACAACGCGCCCTTTACCGCGCAAGCCGATAGCAGCGTGACGCGTGCTCAAGTGGTCGCCGACATCGATCGCGGCAATACCACGACCAGCATCGCGTTCGGCGACCTGGACAACCAGCCGTTCCAAGGTGCGTAA
- the tagF gene encoding type VI secretion system-associated protein TagF gives METMEGANPNGLNGRLGWYGKIPASGDFVHRRLPRELIAWWDRWLQHGVAGLKQASDAQTARGFAGAPIWNFAIPAGLGAGVAQLGCLAPSRDRVGRGYPLCVALPMRADEYHSSLLDGAGDYYREIGMNMLAAVRHGCTPELFDRSLLYVSLPRIGPEAPLSGGNDIMDILNAGTNQPATPLAARSLAAWPDLPFCFNPSSHTSYWWTNQADGAPLQTYVHGGALNATLFSRLFSSLPAWRP, from the coding sequence ATGGAAACCATGGAAGGCGCAAACCCCAACGGATTGAACGGACGCCTGGGCTGGTACGGGAAAATTCCGGCATCGGGCGATTTCGTGCACCGGCGGCTGCCGCGCGAGCTGATCGCGTGGTGGGACCGCTGGCTGCAGCACGGCGTGGCGGGCCTGAAGCAGGCCAGCGATGCCCAGACGGCGCGCGGCTTCGCGGGCGCGCCGATCTGGAACTTCGCCATTCCGGCCGGCCTGGGCGCCGGCGTGGCGCAGCTGGGCTGCCTGGCGCCCAGCCGCGATCGCGTGGGCCGAGGCTACCCGCTGTGCGTGGCCCTGCCCATGCGGGCCGACGAATACCACAGCAGCCTGCTGGACGGCGCCGGGGACTATTACCGCGAGATCGGCATGAACATGCTGGCGGCGGTGCGGCATGGCTGCACGCCCGAACTGTTCGACCGGTCGCTGCTGTATGTCAGCCTGCCCCGGATCGGACCGGAGGCGCCGTTATCGGGCGGCAACGACATCATGGATATCCTGAACGCCGGCACGAACCAGCCCGCCACGCCGCTGGCGGCACGTTCGCTGGCGGCCTGGCCGGACCTGCCGTTCTGCTTCAACCCCAGTTCTCATACCAGCTATTGGTGGACCAACCAGGCTGACGGGGCCCCGCTTCAGACCTATGTACACGGCGGCGCGCTCAACGCAACATTGTTTTCCCGGTTGTTTTCCTCGCTGCCCGCGTGGCGGCCATGA
- the tssM gene encoding type VI secretion system membrane subunit TssM, with the protein MFYRFFGFLFSRGLWNFLGVVAVSILVWIIGPLLAIGTTRPLESETVRIVVIAALFGIWLLRLLWRKWREGRLNAQLLGQLRRPAREKPVVKEADNDQMRQLEERFDEAVELLRKARFQESGRFSLHRYSKQYLYQLPWYVIIGAPGAGKTTALVNSGLNFPLADRFGKVALRGVGGTRNCDWWFTDDAVLLDTAGRYTTHESDPTGDEDEWKGFLGLLAKYRGRQPINGAMLTISVEDLLGASDSERVQHAAVLRRRLQELREQLGIQFPVYVLVTKTDLLSGFEEYFASFSRDDLAQVWGFTLPYARTQEAGFDLYESFHAEYRLLQRRLDDALPEVLAAETDPARRALAYMLPQQFAGLQAVLGHFLSDVFATSKYEARLLPRGVYFTSGTQGGETFDQVTGHLKRYLRIDTGAATAAEAPADGEGRSYFLKNLLQDVIFRESGLAGRNLRWERRYRQLHWAGYGVITALFLALTAGWIVSYRNNATYLDEVARRVPTVDKLGRELKITQAGDVLGLMPYLDSLWYLPRDANFELNDPPLDYTFGLYQGRKMESAALGVYRGTLEQTLLPQVARRVETALRNAPANDLEFSYEALRAYLMLYEANHYDADFMHAWLLSDMQKTLPEGYTRRAYDQLSLHLRNLVRDRVLSSPFPRDDTLVRAARERLARYTLAQRAYSRLRRMLANDEDAPDNTAVTLGGPSATSIFVRKSGKPLTDGIPALYSYRGYWDVFNKRVDRVAEVLRSDDAWVLDIPPPGLLDDASRRQLIVDIKRLYLNDYVARWDGYLNDLQLVPSTSLLQNIQMARTLSAPDSPLAQLVRGVARETTLLRDSNADQRSLMDQARDRVSSTRDALEQMFGPTGPGAATRADASDDKLELIVDKHFEPYRRLTQSAAAGSPPPIAATTGLINELYTYLTAADAALRSASPAPGSDVVTKLQAEAGRMPEPVRDLLTTLSVSASGQVSGVARERMGETVSATIGLFCRQSIAGRYPFAPQSNRDVAPNDMARLFAPNGMMDDFFQKNLVNQIDVSGARWRFKPGIDGKAGISSGYLDAFQKAGVIRDVYFTAGNPMPSYRVSIRPLEMDAGITQFLMDVDGQTIRYVHGPQVATTVQWPGPRGSNQVSIELTPQVGTAGMTTSGPWALNRMLDKAALARGKSPETTVATFDFNGRKVVLEITASSVKSPFHLAEMQGYACPGRT; encoded by the coding sequence CTGTTCTATCGATTCTTCGGCTTCCTGTTCAGCCGCGGCCTGTGGAATTTCCTGGGCGTCGTCGCCGTATCCATCCTGGTCTGGATCATCGGCCCGCTGCTGGCGATCGGCACGACCCGTCCGCTGGAAAGCGAGACGGTGCGCATCGTCGTCATCGCGGCGCTGTTCGGCATCTGGCTGCTGCGGCTGCTGTGGCGCAAATGGCGCGAAGGCCGCCTGAACGCCCAGCTGCTGGGCCAGCTCCGCAGGCCCGCGCGCGAAAAGCCGGTGGTGAAGGAGGCGGACAACGACCAGATGCGGCAGCTGGAAGAACGCTTCGACGAGGCCGTCGAACTGCTGCGCAAGGCACGCTTCCAGGAAAGCGGCCGGTTCAGCCTGCACCGGTATTCCAAGCAGTATCTGTACCAGCTGCCCTGGTACGTCATCATCGGCGCGCCGGGCGCGGGCAAGACCACCGCCCTGGTCAATTCGGGCCTGAACTTCCCGCTGGCCGACCGCTTCGGCAAGGTGGCGCTGCGCGGCGTGGGCGGCACGCGCAACTGCGACTGGTGGTTCACCGACGACGCGGTGCTGCTCGATACGGCGGGCCGCTACACCACCCACGAAAGCGATCCCACCGGCGACGAAGACGAATGGAAAGGCTTCCTGGGCCTGCTCGCCAAGTACCGCGGCCGCCAGCCCATCAACGGCGCCATGCTTACCATCAGCGTGGAAGACCTGCTGGGCGCCTCCGATTCCGAACGGGTCCAGCACGCCGCCGTGCTGCGACGTCGGCTGCAGGAGCTGCGCGAACAGCTTGGCATCCAGTTTCCGGTCTACGTGCTGGTCACCAAGACAGACCTGCTGTCGGGCTTCGAGGAATACTTCGCGTCCTTCAGCCGCGACGACCTGGCGCAGGTGTGGGGCTTTACCCTGCCCTACGCGCGCACGCAGGAAGCCGGCTTCGACCTGTACGAATCCTTCCACGCCGAATACCGCCTGTTGCAACGCCGGCTGGACGACGCCCTGCCGGAGGTCCTGGCGGCGGAGACCGATCCCGCTCGCCGCGCGCTGGCCTATATGCTGCCGCAGCAGTTCGCCGGCCTGCAGGCGGTGCTGGGGCACTTCCTGAGCGACGTGTTCGCCACGTCCAAGTACGAGGCCCGGCTGCTGCCGCGCGGCGTGTACTTCACCAGCGGCACGCAGGGGGGCGAGACCTTCGACCAGGTCACCGGCCACCTGAAACGCTACCTGCGCATCGATACGGGGGCCGCGACGGCCGCCGAGGCGCCGGCGGACGGCGAAGGCCGCAGCTATTTCCTGAAGAACCTGCTGCAGGACGTGATCTTCCGCGAATCCGGCCTGGCCGGCCGCAACCTGCGCTGGGAACGGCGCTACCGGCAGCTGCACTGGGCCGGCTATGGGGTGATCACGGCGCTGTTCCTGGCCCTGACGGCGGGGTGGATCGTCAGCTACCGGAACAATGCCACCTATCTGGACGAGGTGGCGCGCCGCGTGCCCACGGTGGACAAGCTGGGCCGCGAACTGAAGATCACGCAGGCCGGCGACGTGCTGGGACTGATGCCTTACCTGGACAGCCTGTGGTATCTGCCGCGCGACGCCAATTTCGAGCTGAACGACCCGCCGCTGGATTACACCTTCGGCCTGTACCAGGGCCGCAAGATGGAATCGGCGGCGCTGGGCGTCTATCGCGGCACGCTGGAACAGACGCTGTTGCCGCAGGTGGCGCGCCGCGTCGAAACGGCGTTGCGCAACGCGCCCGCCAACGACCTGGAGTTCTCCTACGAAGCGCTGCGCGCCTACCTGATGCTTTACGAGGCCAACCATTACGACGCCGACTTCATGCACGCCTGGCTGCTGTCGGACATGCAGAAGACACTGCCGGAAGGCTATACGCGCCGCGCGTACGACCAGTTATCGCTGCACCTGCGCAACCTGGTGCGGGACCGGGTGCTGTCCTCGCCCTTCCCGCGCGACGACACGCTGGTGCGCGCGGCGCGGGAACGGCTGGCGCGCTACACCCTGGCGCAACGCGCCTACAGCCGCCTGCGGCGCATGCTGGCCAATGACGAGGACGCGCCGGACAATACCGCGGTGACGCTGGGCGGGCCGTCGGCCACGTCCATCTTCGTGCGCAAGAGCGGCAAGCCGCTGACCGACGGCATCCCCGCGCTGTACAGCTATCGCGGCTACTGGGACGTCTTCAACAAGCGGGTGGACCGCGTCGCCGAGGTGCTGCGCAGCGACGACGCCTGGGTGCTGGACATCCCGCCGCCGGGCCTGCTGGACGATGCCTCGCGGCGGCAGTTGATCGTGGACATCAAGCGGCTGTACCTGAACGACTACGTGGCGCGCTGGGACGGCTACCTGAACGACCTGCAACTGGTCCCCAGCACGTCGCTGCTGCAGAACATCCAGATGGCGCGCACCCTGTCCGCGCCGGATTCGCCGCTGGCCCAGCTGGTGCGCGGCGTGGCCCGCGAAACCACGCTGCTGCGCGATTCCAACGCGGACCAGCGCTCGCTGATGGACCAGGCGCGTGATCGCGTCAGCAGCACCCGCGATGCGCTGGAACAGATGTTTGGCCCCACCGGCCCAGGCGCTGCCACCCGTGCGGATGCCAGCGACGACAAGCTGGAACTGATCGTCGACAAGCATTTCGAACCCTATCGGCGCCTGACGCAGAGCGCGGCAGCCGGCAGCCCGCCGCCCATCGCCGCCACCACCGGGCTGATCAACGAGTTGTATACCTACCTGACCGCCGCCGATGCTGCCCTGCGCAGCGCCAGCCCGGCACCGGGCTCGGACGTGGTCACCAAGCTGCAGGCCGAGGCGGGCCGCATGCCGGAGCCCGTTCGCGATCTGCTGACCACGCTGTCGGTCAGCGCATCGGGCCAGGTGTCCGGCGTGGCCCGCGAACGCATGGGGGAAACCGTGTCGGCCACCATCGGGCTGTTCTGCCGCCAGTCCATCGCCGGGCGCTACCCCTTCGCCCCGCAATCCAACCGCGACGTGGCACCCAACGACATGGCGCGCCTGTTCGCGCCCAACGGCATGATGGACGATTTCTTCCAGAAGAACCTGGTCAACCAGATCGACGTATCGGGCGCGCGGTGGCGCTTCAAGCCGGGCATCGACGGCAAGGCCGGCATTTCCTCCGGCTATCTGGACGCCTTCCAGAAGGCCGGCGTCATCCGCGATGTGTATTTCACGGCGGGCAACCCCATGCCCTCCTACCGGGTCTCCATCCGGCCGCTGGAGATGGACGCCGGCATCACGCAGTTCCTGATGGACGTGGACGGCCAGACCATCCGCTACGTCCACGGGCCGCAGGTGGCGACGACGGTGCAATGGCCCGGCCCGCGCGGCTCCAACCAGGTCAGCATCGAACTCACGCCGCAGGTCGGGACCGCCGGCATGACCACGTCCGGCCCGTGGGCGCTGAACCGCATGCTGGACAAGGCCGCGCTCGCGCGCGGCAAGTCGCCGGAGACCACCGTGGCGACCTTCGATTTCAATGGCCGCAAGGTCGTGCTGGAAATCACCGCCAGCAGCGTGAAGAGCCCGTTCCACCTGGCCGAGATGCAGGGCTACGCCTGCCCCGGCCGGACCTGA
- a CDS encoding DotU family type VI secretion system protein: MHASDSALPGPLGGIDDDGATASSRLRPHEYVISGSNPLVAAANPLLDLIPQIRATATHPSPAMLREHLLDEVRQFELRAQQAGIPNETILGARYCLCTALDEAAALTPWGGSGVWSAHSLLVTFHNETWGGEKFFQLLSRLSQNPSQHLDLLELLYYCLLLGFEGRYRVVDNGRSQLETLRQRLLRILRSARGEYARELSPHWRDAPAQAQLRRLPVPLWAYGALAAVLALLLYLLLGWRLGGQSDQVFAAVNGLKAPTVQIAAPPTPRPAPSPRLAVFLAPEIRDGLVTVQDQVDRSVVVLRGDGAFESGAAEVRGAYMTVLSRVADALRETHGIILVRGYTDNQPMRSARYPSNWHLSQARADTVKSILEQRLGQPGRVRAEGRGDADAMAPNDTPAGRALNRRVEITLMIPPVPRETTLEGAQP, translated from the coding sequence ATGCATGCATCGGACAGTGCCCTGCCCGGCCCGCTGGGCGGCATCGACGACGACGGCGCCACGGCGTCCAGCCGGCTGCGGCCGCACGAATACGTGATCAGCGGGTCCAACCCGCTGGTGGCCGCCGCCAATCCCCTGCTGGACCTGATCCCGCAGATCCGTGCGACCGCCACGCATCCTTCGCCGGCCATGCTGCGCGAACACCTGCTGGATGAAGTGCGGCAGTTCGAACTGCGGGCGCAGCAGGCCGGCATCCCGAACGAAACCATCCTGGGCGCGCGCTACTGCCTGTGCACCGCGCTGGACGAAGCGGCCGCGCTGACGCCCTGGGGCGGCAGCGGCGTGTGGTCGGCCCACAGCCTGCTGGTCACCTTCCATAACGAAACCTGGGGCGGGGAGAAGTTCTTCCAGCTGCTGAGCCGGCTGTCGCAGAATCCCAGCCAGCACCTGGACCTGCTGGAGCTCCTGTACTACTGCCTGCTGCTGGGCTTCGAAGGCCGCTACCGCGTGGTGGACAACGGCCGCTCGCAGCTGGAAACCCTGCGCCAGCGCCTGCTGCGCATTCTGCGCTCGGCGCGCGGCGAGTATGCGCGCGAACTGTCGCCGCACTGGCGCGACGCGCCGGCGCAGGCCCAGCTGCGCCGCCTGCCCGTGCCCTTGTGGGCCTATGGCGCGCTGGCGGCGGTGCTGGCGCTGCTGCTGTACCTGCTGCTGGGCTGGCGGCTGGGCGGGCAGTCCGACCAGGTGTTCGCCGCCGTGAACGGGCTGAAGGCGCCCACCGTGCAGATCGCCGCGCCGCCCACCCCACGCCCCGCGCCGTCGCCGCGGCTGGCCGTATTCCTGGCGCCGGAAATCCGCGACGGCCTGGTCACCGTGCAGGACCAGGTCGACCGCAGCGTGGTCGTGCTGCGCGGCGACGGCGCCTTCGAGTCGGGCGCGGCGGAAGTGCGCGGCGCGTACATGACGGTGCTGTCGCGCGTGGCCGACGCCCTACGCGAGACGCACGGCATCATCCTGGTGCGCGGCTACACCGACAACCAACCCATGCGCAGCGCGCGCTATCCGTCCAACTGGCACCTGTCGCAGGCCCGCGCCGACACGGTCAAGTCCATCCTGGAACAGCGCCTGGGCCAGCCGGGCCGCGTGCGCGCCGAGGGCCGCGGCGATGCCGACGCCATGGCGCCCAACGACACGCCTGCGGGCCGCGCCCTGAACCGCCGCGTCGAAATCACGCTGATGATCCCGCCCGTCCCGCGCGAAACCACCCTAGAGGGTGCGCAACCATGA
- the tssK gene encoding type VI secretion system baseplate subunit TssK has protein sequence MAQRNKVIWSEGMFLRPQHFQQFERYLEHAIQHRASAGQAFFWGYTHLALDRDALALGKIALTEARGVLPDGTPFEFWQADEAPPALDVPAGASDARVMLALPRVRAGAGDVAYEDAQATLARYLVAETEVEDSGGLGLEPALLQVGRLRLRLMLESEMTDEWLGLGVARVVERRADNRVVLDERYIAPWLACGAHPVLRGYVQELYGLLDARSEALAQRVSEPGRGGVAEASDFMLLETVNRYLGALWHARQVEGLHPERLFHDWLMLACDLATYTSPTRRPEVLPEYAHDDLEATFLPLMEELRRSLSAVLEQRALRIPLHDRGQGVSVAQVPDLNLLRSAGFVLAVRADMPSDTVRTRFPSQVKIGPVEKIRDLVHLQLPGVTVRALPVAPRQIPYSAGHVYFELDKNGDFWKQLERTGALALHLAGDFPGLAMEFWALRD, from the coding sequence ATGGCACAGCGGAACAAAGTCATCTGGTCCGAGGGGATGTTCCTGCGTCCCCAGCATTTCCAGCAATTCGAGCGCTATCTCGAACATGCCATACAGCATCGCGCGTCCGCGGGGCAGGCCTTCTTCTGGGGCTATACGCATCTTGCCCTGGACCGCGACGCGCTGGCGCTGGGCAAGATCGCGCTGACCGAAGCGCGCGGCGTGCTGCCGGACGGCACGCCCTTCGAATTCTGGCAGGCCGACGAAGCGCCCCCGGCGCTGGACGTGCCGGCCGGCGCCAGCGACGCGCGCGTGATGCTGGCGCTGCCGCGCGTGCGCGCCGGCGCCGGCGACGTCGCCTACGAAGACGCGCAGGCTACCCTGGCCCGCTACCTGGTGGCGGAGACCGAAGTCGAGGACAGCGGCGGCCTGGGGCTGGAGCCGGCGCTGTTGCAGGTGGGCCGGCTGCGGCTGCGGCTGATGCTGGAAAGCGAGATGACGGACGAATGGCTGGGGCTGGGCGTGGCGCGCGTGGTCGAACGCCGCGCCGACAACCGCGTCGTGCTGGACGAGCGCTATATCGCCCCGTGGCTGGCCTGCGGGGCCCATCCGGTGCTGCGCGGCTATGTGCAGGAACTTTACGGCCTGCTGGACGCGCGCAGCGAAGCCCTGGCGCAGCGCGTGTCGGAGCCCGGGCGCGGCGGCGTGGCGGAAGCCTCGGACTTCATGCTGCTGGAGACGGTCAACCGCTACCTGGGCGCGCTGTGGCATGCCCGGCAAGTGGAAGGCCTGCATCCCGAACGCCTGTTCCATGACTGGCTGATGCTGGCCTGCGACCTGGCGACCTACACCTCGCCCACGCGCCGGCCCGAGGTCTTGCCCGAGTACGCGCACGATGACCTGGAAGCCACCTTCCTGCCGCTGATGGAGGAACTGCGCCGTTCGCTGTCGGCCGTGCTGGAGCAGCGCGCGCTGCGCATCCCGCTGCACGATCGCGGGCAGGGCGTCAGCGTGGCCCAGGTGCCCGACCTGAACCTGCTGCGCAGCGCCGGCTTCGTGCTCGCCGTGCGCGCCGACATGCCGTCGGATACGGTGCGCACGCGCTTTCCGTCACAGGTCAAGATCGGCCCCGTGGAAAAGATCCGCGACCTGGTCCATCTGCAGCTGCCGGGCGTGACCGTGCGCGCCCTGCCCGTGGCGCCGCGCCAGATTCCGTACAGCGCCGGCCACGTGTACTTCGAGCTGGACAAGAACGGCGACTTCTGGAAGCAGCTGGAGCGGACGGGCGCGCTGGCACTGCACCTGGCCGGCGATTTCCCCGGCTTGGCGATGGAATTCTGGGCCTTGCGCGACTAG
- the tssJ gene encoding type VI secretion system lipoprotein TssJ translates to MKPGRLFARAMAAACLAGTVALAGCSSTARQVPVPYAIVLSADPQVNPDTNQRPSPIQVTVYELKSPGTFQSRDYFSLQADPQAALGKDLLNSDQVIVKPGETQTVERPGNPEARVVGIVAGYRDLEHSQWRLVIPLPEAQNTNIYKVWQFSPNEEKIQIAVGTKGLSETERDRSWWPF, encoded by the coding sequence ATGAAGCCAGGCAGGCTGTTCGCACGCGCAATGGCCGCTGCCTGCCTGGCCGGCACGGTGGCGCTGGCCGGATGTTCGTCGACCGCGCGGCAAGTACCCGTCCCCTATGCCATCGTCCTGAGCGCGGACCCGCAGGTCAATCCGGACACGAACCAGCGCCCGTCGCCCATACAGGTCACCGTCTACGAATTGAAATCGCCGGGCACCTTCCAGTCGCGCGATTACTTCTCGCTGCAGGCCGACCCGCAGGCCGCGCTGGGCAAGGATTTGCTCAATAGCGACCAGGTCATCGTCAAGCCGGGCGAAACGCAGACGGTGGAGCGCCCCGGCAACCCCGAGGCGCGCGTGGTGGGCATCGTGGCCGGCTACCGCGACCTGGAGCATAGCCAGTGGCGCCTGGTGATCCCGCTGCCCGAGGCGCAGAACACCAATATCTACAAGGTCTGGCAGTTCTCTCCCAACGAAGAAAAGATCCAGATCGCGGTCGGCACCAAGGGCCTGTCCGAGACCGAACGCGATCGATCCTGGTGGCCTTTCTGA
- a CDS encoding TssQ family T6SS-associated lipoprotein: MMKKLLIPFFMVTAAMGGCATPDPAARQALDEVRQQYMAADYGGVIRTVATSETLTKAPDDTRVEALKLQAYSYCLTQYTQLCEDGFVRILRIEPSFQLPSNEAGHPMWGPVFKHAREIVQGGAL, from the coding sequence ATGATGAAGAAGCTCCTGATCCCGTTCTTCATGGTGACGGCGGCAATGGGCGGCTGCGCGACCCCCGACCCCGCCGCGCGACAGGCCCTGGACGAAGTTCGCCAGCAATACATGGCCGCAGACTATGGCGGCGTGATCCGCACCGTGGCGACGTCCGAGACGCTGACCAAGGCGCCGGACGATACGCGCGTCGAAGCGCTGAAGCTGCAGGCCTACAGCTATTGCCTGACGCAATACACGCAGCTGTGCGAGGACGGTTTCGTGCGCATCCTGCGCATCGAGCCTTCCTTCCAGCTGCCCTCCAACGAAGCCGGGCATCCCATGTGGGGCCCCGTGTTCAAGCACGCACGGGAAATCGTGCAAGGGGGCGCGTTATGA